In Drosophila willistoni isolate 14030-0811.24 chromosome XR unlocalized genomic scaffold, UCI_dwil_1.1 Seg144, whole genome shotgun sequence, one DNA window encodes the following:
- the LOC6639621 gene encoding FMRFamide receptor, with protein sequence MSSSAAARLLLPPTDYELSPISVDQFLDSVTANEAMRYDLTDETTLTPSTILLINGSTSMAPHNYTDTQTDFMYPHYDDDLGMDPNWTRMCEDPYNPMLENNRIEFWVCGVMLNIVGILGILGNVISMIILSRPQMRSSINYLLTGLARCDTMLIITSMLLFGIPSIYPYTGHFFGYYNYVYPFISPAIFPIGMIAQTASIYMTFTVTLERYVAVCHPLRARALCTYGRAKIYFIVCVCFALAYNMPRFWEVLTVTYQLPDTDRILHCVRPSRLRRDLKYINVYIHWCYLIVNYIIPFLTLAILNCLIYRQVKRANRERQRLSRSEKREIGLATMLLCVVIVFFMLNFLPLVLNISEAFYQLIDHKVTKISNLLITINSSVNFLIYIIFGEKFKRIFLLIFFKRRLSRDQPDLIHYESSISNNGDGTMNHRSSGRFSRHGTQRSTTTTYLVATGGGGGSGNNSLNNVRLTQVSGSPGLIKIKRNRAPSPGPVVYYPAREMQRSASTTTNSATNNNTALGYDWTSVDNKKLGHVSSGF encoded by the coding sequence ATGAGCTCTTCGGCTGCTGCCCGGCTACTTTTGCCGCCCACCGACTACGAGCTAAGCCCTATAAGTGTGGATCAATTTTTGGATAGTGTGACAGCTAATGAGGCCATGCGTTATGATCTAACCGATGAGACAACATTGACACCATCCACAATTCTACTCATCAATGGCAGCACCTCAATGGCCCCGCACAATTACACTGATACGCAAACGGATTTTATGTATCCGCATTACGACGATGATCTTGGCATGGACCCAAATTGGACGCGAATGTGTGAGGATCCCTACAATCCTATGCTAGAGAACAATCGCATTGAATTTTGGGTCTGCGGTGTTATGCTTAATATAGTGGGCATTTTGGGTATACTTGGTAATGTCATATCCATGATCATATTGTCCCGTCCGCAGATGAGATCGAGTATTAACTATTTACTCACAGGACTAGCGCGCTGCGATACTATGCTAATCATAACGTCAATGCTACTTTTTGGCATCCCCTCGATCTATCCGTATACAGGGCACTTTTTTGGGTACTACAACTATGTGTATCCATTCATTTCACCAGCTATTTTCCCCATCGGAATGATAGCCCAAACAGCCAGCATTTATATGACCTTCACCGTGACACTGGAACGGTACGTGGCCGTTTGTCATCCATTAAGAGCTCGTGCCTTGTGCACTTATGGCAGGGCCAAGATATACTTCATCGTCTGCGTGTGCTTCGCCCTTGCCTATAATATGCCACGCTTTTGGGAGGTGCTGACAGTGACATATCAGCTACCCGATACGGATAGAATATTGCACTGTGTGCGACCCTCGCGACTGAGAAGAGACCTAAAGTATatcaatgtatatatacattggTGCTATTTGATTGTCAACTATATTATACCATTTCTAACGCTGGCCATTCTCAATTGTCTTATCTACAGGCAGGTGAAGAGGGCAAATCGTGAACGTCAGCGTCTATCCAGATCAGAGAAGCGGGAAATCGGCCTGGCCACCATGTTGCTATGCGTTGTCATAGTTTTCTTTATGCTAAACTTTCTGCCTCTAGTTCTGAACATTTCGGAAGCTTTCTATCAATTGATCGATCATAAAGTCacaaaaatttccaatttgCTCATCACGATCAATAGCAGCGTCAATTTTCTTATCTACATCATATTTGGCGAGAAGTTCAAGCGCATTTTTTTACTCATTTTTTTCAAACGACGCCTGAGTCGTGACCAACCGGATCTTATACACTACGAGAGCTCAATATCGAACAACGGCGATGGAACCATGAACCATCGCTCATCCGGCCGCTTCTCTAGGCACGGCACTCAACGGAGCACAACTACCACCTATCTGGTGGCCACGGGCGGGGGCGGCGGTAGCGGTAACAATTCATTGAACAATGTGCGACTAACCCAAGTATCCGGATCACCGGGTTTGATCAAAATAAAGCGGAATCGAGCACCCTCGCCAGGCCCAGTGGTCTATTATCCGGCTCGGGAGATGCAACGTTCGGCCTCGACCACCACGAATTCTGCAACCAATAATAATACGGCACTCGGTTACGATTGGACATCGGTGGATAATAAGAAGCTCGGTCATGTCTCATCGGGATTTTGA
- the LOC6639620 gene encoding prominin-like protein, translating to MLSMLDNTESADPKIKPRRCANQTRRRNGHKGYLVIGYLSVVICAFFWATLISPSFAQNNEASESSDGSAGDSTAKNKTNPGGADDFVDNSVIWREGYIGHGTTHEQLGQTHWPAVEFTPYKSQTNYTKPPIRSDATMDIVFNFSRFVFDTIVTDSPALPPGYVVLKDNDTLALGSKSEEDDWADLMAKYWLVFVWIVFLLIVIIVVPFIAVCYCCFCCCRRCKQGCPPCDERQDYRRRLCCGICLGVLILLLLLALLIAFFSNRLLDRGLQDSSDTIRRGSEDTCLFMKDVADNIHHLLVLNYEELENHMIDQLNDAHKHLFLDLADTSESNAVTELERILDNMPEALQLMRQVDKLEKELRYTGSQLRDGVRGMKRDINYAASNLCGTDYCMRMVNNMDVEFIDTTPCLHFDELPNTTIYAESIESIIKKKHYEVPKRALQRLQEVNTMVQKQMEHLIPPLIRDVKKGSDAFREQSNRIHNIVGSVLSDIHQNTLHSTKSFEDVYERFGTGRDLVNLLVCLSLFLIIVILIVSLICGVVGPAQSAGGMGFCSRGTGAMCLLIVILLIFCVVSFIILVGTFYFMMGLITYEGACAPLHDKEENSLIRQFDSTIDLNMYRSPSQDDEDQMEVPAIRMSNAIKACTANRSIFEILRENHMYDINDLSRLKVLNLDDSSEHQVFEDDLSKFVILTPDERSQINDLRQENLSTYHSTVFTASMCSLYTPMSLSNLAESLRQLSYELSSEYDSAVYAFYNEHLTAKAYHEAYSDELKSTHSSLVKKLNKIDELILYENFDFATSIQVLIEAVVRAEKFIQDRGKQFINTVTLNLTQTMVEQTGQYVEMVVSQVNNNVGRCDPLAYIYDRGVEFICHHMVDPINGYWVGALLGGLVLLPLILVAHRLMCLYKKIVPLPIGAAPAAIVEGGCPVCTGAPYVPPAIITCGGGQQAYCECEPQRGGGGGGGQTEIPRPTLVAITQTMETTEIIDDQTTSDNQTKRKQD from the exons ATGTTAAGTATGTTGGATAATACCGAATCAGCTGACCCGAAGATCAAACCAAGGCGGTGCGCAAACCAAACGCGACGACGAAACGGTCACAAAGGCTACCTCGTGATTGGTTACCTCAGTGTGGTGATATGCGCTTTTTTTTGGGCCACTCTGATCTCCCCAAGTTTTGCCCAGAATAATGAGGCATCCGAGTCTTCGGATGGCTCCGCAGGTGATTCCACAgcgaaaaacaaaacgaaccCCGGGGGAGCCGATGACTTTGTAGATAACTCGGTGATATGGCGAGAAGGCTACATAGGCCATGGAACAACTCACGAACAGTTGGGACAAACTCATTGGCCGGCAGTTGAGTTTACCCCTTACAAATCGCAAACGAATTATACGAAACCACCGATTCGCAGTGATGCAACTATGgacatagtttttaatttctcGCGTTTCGTATTCGATACCATAGTCACAGATTCTCCGGCCCTGCCGCCGG GATATGTTGTGCTAAAGGATAATGATACTCTGGCTTTGGGTTCCAAATCGGAGGAGGACGATTGGGCCGACTTAATGGCCAAGTATTGGCTAGTTTTTGTCTGGATTGTGTTTCTGCTTATCGTTATCATTGTAGTGCCATTTATTGC TGTTTGCTAttgctgtttctgttgctgtcGACGTTGCAAACAAGGTTGTCCACCCTGCGATGAGCGCCAGGACTATCGTCGACGCCTCTGCTGTGGTATTTGTTTGGGAGTGCTGATTTTACTTCTGCT ATTGGCTCTCCTCATAGCCTTCTTCTCGAATAGACTTTTGGATCGCGGTCTACAGGACTCGTCGGACACAATTCGTCGCGGCAGTGAAGACACTTGTCTCTTTATGAAGGATGTTGCCGATAATATCCATCATCTGCTGGTACTTAACTACGAAGAACTCGAGAATCATATGATTGACCAGCTTAATG ATGCTCATAAGCACTTGTTTTTGGATCTGGCGGATACATCGGAAAGCAATGCTGTAACCGAATTAGAGCGTATATTGGATAATATGCCGGAGGCTCTACAACTAATGAGACAAGTGGACAAGTTGGAAAAGGAATTGCGTTACACTGGTTCCCAGTTGAGAGATG GTGTTCGAGGCATGAAACGTGATATTAATTATGCGGCCTCAAATCTTTGCGGAACGGATTATTGCATGAGAATGGTTAATAACATGGACGTTGAATTCATTGACACAACTCCCTGTTTGCATTTTGACGAGCTACCTAATACTACTATCTATGCGGAAAGCATCGAGAGTATTATCAagaaaaagcattatgaagtGCCCAAAAGAGCATTACAGCGGTTGCAAGAAGTCAATACCATGGTCCAAAAGCAAATGGAGCACCTGATACCACCTCTCATTCGTGATGTGAAGAAGGGAAGTGATGCATTCCGTGAACAGTCCAATAGAATACATAATATTGTTGGTTCGGTGCTAAGTGATATTCATCAAAATACTCTCCATTCAACGAAATCGTTTGAAGATGTTTATGAAAGATTCGGTACTGGCCGAGATCTAGTCAATTTACTGGTCTGTTTGTCACTGTTCTTG ATTATTGTTATACTAATTGTGTCCCTGATTTGCGGAGTTGTGGGCCCAGCACAGAGTGCGGGAGGAATGGGCTTCTGCAGTAGGGGCACTGGAGCAATGTGTCTATTGAT TGtcattttgttgattttctgCGTGGTATCGTTTATAATATTAGTTGGCACTTTCTATTTCATGATGGGGCTAATTACCTATGAGGGGGCATGCGCCCCGCTTCACGATAAGGAGGAGAATAGCCTAATTCGTCAATTCGATTCGACAATTGATCTCAACATGTATCGCTCACCTAGTCAAGATGATGAGGATCAGATGGAGGTTCCAGCAATTCGGATGTCTAATGCCATTAAGGCTTGTACGGCAAATCGATCAATTTTCGAAATCTTACGCGAGAATCATATGTATGATATCAACGATTTGTCTcgtttaaaagttttgaaccTCGACGATTCTAGCGAGCATCAAGTTTTTGAAGATGACCTATCAAAATTTGTGATATTAACGCCAGACGAAAGGAGCCAGATTAACGATTTGCGACAAGAAAATTTATCAACTTATCATAGTACCGTTTTTACTGCTAGTATGTGCTCCTTGTACACCCCCATGTCGCTAAGTAATCTGGCTGAAAGTCTAAGACAACTGTCTTACGAACTATCTTCTGAATATGATTCGGCAGTCTACGCATTTTACAATGAACATTTGACTGCCAAAGCCTACCACGAGGCGTATAGTGATGAGCTCAAGAGCACCCACAGTAGCCTTGTCAAAAAGTTGAACAAAATCGATGAGTTGATTTTGTATGAGAATTTCGATTTTGCTACATCCATACAAGTGCTGATTGAGGCCGTAGTACGGGCGGAGAAGTTCATTCAGGATCGCGGCAAGCAATTTATCAACACGGTGACCTTAAATCTAACTCAAACTATGGTGGAGCAAACTGGGCAATACGTTGAAATGGTCGTCAGTCAGGTCAACAATAATGTGGGGCGATGTGATCCACTGGCCTACATTTATGATCGTGGTGTTGAATTTATCTGTCATCATATGGTCGATCCGATT AATGGCTATTGGGTAGGCGCTCTACTTGGAGGTTTAGTTCTATTACCCCTCATCTTGGTGGCCCATCGTCTTATGTGCCTGTATAAGAAAATAGTACCTTTACCTATTGGAGCTGCTCCTGCGGCTATTGTTGAGGGAGG GTGCCCCGTCTGTACGGGTGCTCCTTATGTGCCACCAGCGATTATTACCTGTGGTGGTGGCCAACAGGCGTATTGCGAATGTGAACCGCAacgtggtggtggtggtggcggcggaCAAACGGAAATACCCAGGCCAACTTTGGTGGCAATCACACAAACCATGGAGACAACAGAGATCATAGACGATCAGACCACTTCAGATAATCAAACTAAAAGGAAACAAGATTGA
- the LOC6639438 gene encoding phosphoglycolate phosphatase 2: MSVSFNRNIVQKGCCKLLTLNRHSIQQWLKTFETIIFDADGVIWKHEVPLAGAPETFNALRATGKKAFICTNHSSTSALGIWQKAQKMGLLVAKDEVLSSSQAAARYLKEQKFQRKVYIIGGQGIADELNLVGIESLPQDDEKLSMTSMLDYVQNLKLDSKVGAIVVGMDKYFNVPKLTKAGCYLMDSGVLFIATNRDLAFPVTHERFTPSSGIMVASIEAVAKRAPITCGKPNPYICSHLIRQGVIKPERTLMVGDNIYTDMQFGYNCGFQTLLVGTGVNSLADIKQAQAKASKMPFLYQQIPDLFVPKLSDLLPFLSSRNR; encoded by the exons ATGAGTGTGAGTTTTAATAGGAATATTGTGCAGAAAGGATGCTGCAAGCTGCTCACACTAAACCGACACAGCATACAGCAATGGCTAAAGACTTTCGAAACAATCATCTTTGATGCAGATGGTGTAATCTGGAAGCACGAAGTGCCCTTGGCTGGTGCTCCAGAAACATTTAATGCTCTACGGGCAACGGGTAAGAAGGCCTTCATATGTACAAATCACTCATCCACTTCTGCTCTAGGCATATGGCAAAAGGCTCAAAAAATGGGTTTACTTGTTGCAAAAGATGAAGTGCTGTCATCCTCTCAGGCTGCGGCTCGTTATCTCAAggaacaaaaatttcaacGCAAGGTCTATATAATTGGAGGACAAGGAATCGCAGATGAACTGAATTTAGTGGGCATAGAGAGCTTGCCTCAGGATGACGAAAAACTTTCAATGACTTCTATGCTGGATTACGTTCAGAATTTAAAATTAGATAGCAAAGTGGGAGCTATAGTCGTGGGCATGgacaaatatttcaatgtGCCCAAACTAACAAAAGCTGGATGCTATCTAATGGATTCCGGTGTTCTTTTTATAGCCACAAATCGTGATCTGGCTTTTCCAGTGACTCACGAACGTTTCACACCCAGTAGTGGCATAATGGTCGCCTCGATTGAAGCTGTGGCCAAGAGGGCACCCATCACATGCGGCAAACCCAATCCTTATATATGCAGTCATCTGATACGTCAAGGTGTGATTAAACCAGAGAGAACCCTTATGGTGGGCGATAA TATTTACACCGATATGCAATTCGGTTATAACTGCGGCTTCCAAACTCTATTGGTTGGCACCGGAGTTAATAGTCTTGCTGACATCAAACAAGCTCAGGCCAAGGCATCCAAAATGCCTTTTCTATACCAACAGATTCCAGATTTATTTGTTCCCAAATTGTCAGACCTATTGCCATTTTTATCATCACGAAATAGGTGA
- the LOC6639439 gene encoding protein lin-9 homolog, protein MPYDFNTKSNKNTDFTAIPATTTSSSLEAPASTPSATLSSENFTELSSTPPYLAKIGLGTVWKMSERQRLTQPNIGDDIEESFDDELFVKIPDFNSKQMTPPLMEYGYEFDGISDGEKSDDSFPSVPYNAEGHRLYKFLQYLTAHRWLWCEFFESLVDKPILADAYDVNRFMCDFYPQIVTRQLPRHVWQLLRRIMGKARRFSSAFVDQERLELERGRRTIRELQLGTFNKHIDYDYLDQIPRRIPLPLSMGCKVTSLLNKKIPPGQRQIVTSRYGLRDGVLVEHRPHENSYLVEFCFEGKSKVHNIPDYAICPILEPKSLDLSTIIMEIDTEQNRIVTDQPFKNYCQNFQNSPYSKSLLESILQIKSILKMKKKTVQDIANINEEFELSILGNSTRSLSTFGSSYRRDTKSTGQRDEIQRRYATHMTALHRINAEILEPLQIVKSFLYCYNKSLQVQYLHCLPQSQLYQQARTFAELDMKMAEQNSAVPLGIQGTRELLLNLQTIFYLCGQLGNYYNQVNIEAVLNDVVTYVLSTLPTVLSVPFKKVINSVESLCSRLAAKQQSDEIMEDDLMDSFELAINNREAEPLDELEQIEQLYQLHLLQLEENK, encoded by the coding sequence ATGCCCTATGATTTTAACACAAAATCAAATAAGAATACGGATTTTACGGCAAttccagcaacaacaacatcatcatcattagaAGCACCAGCTAGTACACCGAGCGCCACCCTATCAAGCGAGAATTTTACAGAATTGAGTTCAACGCCGCCATATTTAGCAAAAATCGGTTTAGGAACGGTTTGGAAGATGTCCGAACGTCAACGCCTTACTCAGCCTAATATTGGGGATGACATTGAGGAGAGTTTTGATGACGAACTATTTGTGAAGATACCAGATTTTAACTCCAAGCAAATGACACCACCGTTAATGGAATATGGATATGAGTTCGACGGCATCAGTGATGGAGAAAAGAGTGATGATAGTTTCCCTTCTGTGCCTTATAACGCTGAAGGACATCGTTTATACAAGTTTTTGCAATATCTAACAGCGCACCGCTGGTTGTGGTGTGAATTTTTTGAATCACTAGTGGATAAGCCTATCCTTGCCGATGCCTATGATGTAAATCGTTTCATGTGTGACTTTTACCCCCAGATAGTCACGCGACAATTACCACGTCACGTCTGGCAACTGCTACGACGTATCATGGGTAAGGCGAGACGTTTCTCTTCAGCATTTGTTGATCAGGAACGTTTAGAGCTAGAGCGTGGTCGGCGTACTATACGTGAATTACAGCTGGGGACTTTCAACAAGCATATTGATTACGACTACTTAGACCAGATACCCCGGCGCATTCCCCTGCCCTTGTCCATGGGGTGTAAGGTAACGTCTTTATTAAATAAGAAGATCCCGCCTGGTCAACGTCAAATAGTGACATCCCGATATGGCCTCAGAGATGGTGTGCTTGTGGAGCATAGACCCCATGAAAACAGCTACTTAgtagaattttgttttgaaggCAAGTCGAAGGTCCACAATATACCAGATTATGCTATATGTCCAATACTGGAACCCAAGAGCTTGGATTTGTCAACAATAATAATGGAAATTGATACTGAACAGAACAGAATAGTGACTGACCAGCCATTCAAGAACTACTGTCAAAACTTTCAAAACAGTCCTTATAGCAAGTCCTTGCTAGAGTCCATACTTCAGATTAAGAgtatattgaaaatgaaaaaaaagactGTTCAAGATATAGCCAATATAAATGAGGAATTCGAACTTAGTATTTTAGGAAACTCGACACGTTCCCTTAGCACATTTGGTTCTAGCTACCGCCGAGATACCAAGTCCACTGGCCAACGAGATGAAATCCAACGACGATATGCAACCCATATGACCGCCTTGCATCGTATCAATGCAGAGATCTTAGAGCCCCTACAAATAGTCAAATCGTTTCTTTATTGCTACAACAAGTCCCTGCAAGTCCAGTATCTACACTGTCTTCCGCAGAGCCAACTTTACCAACAGGCTCGCACATTTGCTGAATTGGATATGAAGATGGCCGAACAGAACAGTGCCGTGCCCCTAGGCATTCAGGGTACTagagaactgcttttgaattTACAAACCATTTTCTATCTGTGCGGCCAGTTGGGTAACTATTACAATCAAGTTAATATCGAGGCAGTGCTAAACGACGTGGTGACTTACGTCTTATCAACTCTGCCGACCGTTTTAAGTGTTCCATTTAAGAAGGTAATCAATTCGGTAGAATCTCTCTGTAGTCGTTTGGCGGCCAAACAGCAATCTGATGAGATAATGGAAGACGATCTAATGGATTCTTTTGAACTGGCCATTAATAACCGAGAGGCAGAGCCACTAGACGAACTGGAGCAAATTGAGCAGCTATACCAACTGCATCTTCTACAACTGGAAGAAAATAAGTAG
- the LOC6639440 gene encoding 4-nitrophenylphosphatase — protein MFKQSCSNLIKIPKQRVRQWLNTFDVVLCDADGVLWHLDRPIEGAADTFNLLSASGKQTFLVTNDSSMLAADLSRKANKFGIVAQEHEVLSSSLSIANFLSAKNFQKKAYVVGERGIVQELAKIGICAFSSDDKKSVKSHITMQEFASKVKLDANVGAVIVGKDEEFTVPKIIRASSYLRNDNVLFLGTCLDAAYPVGEKRLIVGAGAMVAAIKALTFRKPLILGKPNPWMVAHLQQRGVIKPETTLMIGDTLSTDIIFAHNCGFQSLFVGTGVNTLKDVQKICEDGDEKKLIMIPDTYLPSLADLQEFLC, from the exons ATGTTTAAGCAAAGTTGTTCCAATCTAATTAAAATACCAAAACAACGAGTACGCCAATGGCTGAACACGTTCGACGTGGTTCTCTGCGATGCTGATGGAGTTCTTTGGCATTTGGATCGACCAATAGAGGGTGCAGCGGATACATTTAATCTACTGTCTGCTTCAGGGAAACAGACCTTTCTGGTGACAAACGATTCGTCAATGCTGGCTGCAGACCTGAGCAGGAAGGCCAATAAATTTGGAATTGTTGCCCAAGAGCATGAAGTTCTTAGCTCCTCGCTGTCCATAGCCAATTTTTTAAGTGCTAAAAATTTTCAGAAAAAAGCCTATGTGGTGGGCGAACGTGGTATTGTGCAGGAATTGGCTAAAATTGGTATTTGTGCATTTTCCAGTGATGACAAGAAGTCGGTTAAATCCCATATAACCATGCAAGAGTTTGCTTCTAAAGTTAAACTTGATGCAAATGTAGGAGCTGTAATTGTGGGTAAAGATGAGGAGTTTACAGTACCGAAAATAATACGAGCTAGTTCATATCTACGGAATGACAATGTCCTCTTTCTTGGAACTTGTCTGGATGCCGCCTATCCTGTTGGGGAGAAGCGTTTAATTGTAGGTGCGGGAGCTATGGTGGCGGCCATTAAGGCACTCACTTTTCGAAAACCTCTTATTTTGGGCAAGCCTAATCCCTGGATGGTGGCCCATCTGCAGCAGCGTGGAGTAATTAAGCCCGAAACAACTCTTATGATTGGGGATAC TCTCTCTACGGACATTATTTTCGCCCACAATTGCGGGTTTCAATCTCTGTTTGTTGGCACCGGAGTTAACACTTTAAAGGATGTTCAAAAAATTTGTGAAGATGGTGATGAGAAAAAATTGATAATGATTCCGGATACATACTTGCCGAGCCTGGCAGATTTGCAGGAATTCCTTTGTTAG